One genomic region from Azospirillum thermophilum encodes:
- a CDS encoding phage tail length tape measure family protein, with protein MAAEQQQVETLVVGYDDRATDAIDATTSALNKMGAAAENAGGHIEVLETQVRRQGRTGEQILRQFGDAERLTARLTAVTRQYQRAKDDLEASELSAAQKAEERLVLQAREQIALEKVIAQHERDMAAVRAKIAATDAMARGAAAATAAAGSWAGAMAKVYETAAEATSAVNGTARALQLLNADFQAGRASFAEWIAGARGLETALRGVSAVQKTINDNTGVSRQASTVIPIGALKYQTTGSGASGATRLTLMTGDAEASARRLDDITAAFAAADQALDRYRESLGLVDVAQRKYEAGLAELRDTIRRAGIEEAEGARILAAYTAQHDPAVAKTAALKKEQEQLATSYGRVMAQIDPGIAAQQRYEAALATLRAGAAAAGKSAEELAADERRVAEAMSPAAIAARQQASALQDLEDRLDKTGAAARQAAADQALLDKALAEQRISPERHAALTKALAEQSGAATAAAGSVKLAAHQVTNLSYQIQDLGVQLASGQSPIMAIAQQGPQAVMAVGGLRAAITLLMSPVTLAIAGITALLAAMALIVGRAVQVSAHTRQLTVDIQAMGNASGVTATQLRGIEAQMRQQGVSSDAAYASVRTLAGARGLPAALVGDVVSISRDMAASTGDVAGAVKTLTDALTEGYQGIRKLDDQFNFLTTSERKQIETMARHGDQAGMLSVAVGALHRQFDGLHELSLSPLGAALERVTAAYNRLLDALASQPIVIRGLEGLAWLLEKTSGGIAPTRVEQIAGLRKELGELEAQYARLPEKTEGVQAAHERIILRRIELLQQLSKLEKEEAAAAPKTSTGAPRTAGTSNARSGPPDPAAAKYVEEQAAAYERLSEAMRGNAVQRALAQADLRAEEEIRDRRLRGAAADDIRDVRRKEALLQLTVAVADTIRAAAAEVRGNELLARAYGVSSAAVREAAIHQKALAEVARGTVEPYDQIVDRLRKLDDAQRALQAAQFAAHLKEQTQDAERLAAAWAQGAVAAREATLANEVLAEARRRGLDPRRDGDEIAGLARGVAARDIAQRNAQFAQMATEQRRSVELANAEFALLGQSNAARAQQIAMLQAANDLRDKGANLADAGTQAYIRQAGELARVNALLQEAAQNAANIAQPIGTAFEDVLVGARKASDAIASLGQDLKRIVVRQAITKPAETAVSGLLTQIMAGPVPQQANDNTPRAANDNGLIDRLIGQVNRGLGASETNPMWVQVAGRSAALDIEAMTGNLGTAIPVAVKDAGDLEGIIQAAAQKYGLDANVIKGIIQQESSWNPAARNRTSGAAGLMQIMPANVRAYGMTDAYDPAQNIDVGARILKEHLVRAGGDLDRALSTYSGHVTTSGAAYVAAVKSSAVAYERAGGVAQKVAAIDEKGLQLQLDAIAQQQQAVSTQQALTEAQRAAVDAALGVGTATEEAGAAADRVVKPMTQLEENAISAAEAQAMAANGAGVLATAATGYAGVIGRAASGLWAWVSSLFSSGSPGSGAVAGGGGAMGQLTSFGLQKAGGWALDKAVGGQGLMGTIDMWGAESLGVGSLTYATPSAAVQASELAMLQAANPHLTAAELAAAYQPGAGTAATGVTGGLSAYLGAAGAGAFGGFLGGMIGSAANSKAVGGLSGAALGAGAAGLASYMGLGALGGPIGLGIGAVVGGIMGLIGTQKKSVGPNSAASLGAGYGNTFESRGAVADNGGSTDAVSQVVTSIAQTLNATLNAVGATNTQSRVLPEVQYFEKDRSWYINRGEGNRTQYSDPTALAAALVSETLQAILSDGTTKWAQDGNPIIAQNIQRALQASIGLPVEQLVANIQFASQDFTKAFDGIAKAAPDQFGQQLMAMSVQFVQTQARAAELGVTTDGLAESFSRAATRMFDAARRQLSGLSFVDTTLSAFEGWRQAAMAMQAAGQPVGPTLDLLAKQLGSIMVAVGDDAAAVTKLLEGGAALRALGEDVAATWAEVRAWQVQQKVLQDYATRNMAAQVALGQVSQQAYDLRQLEIAQAQELAAVTDPVLRQALQYTHALERQAAQARSAAEATAALTQSSKSLYDWLSAKLGTSSAGVSTGVAYTNALASYQSDLAKAAANDNDALGRIANSADRLLTAYTALYGSSGATDFWRKIMGEVAGLPAMKAADGYSTIVDAINRLPHAVGGPASGLTMVNDAGPELIRLPTGSLVMTSRASVDLMRRVAGGNTTTTTVVTDNQAVVEALQQVVRAIVLKSEDQQALLQALKATGARQEKALAALRTLLKKAGDAGTLPNAGRAA; from the coding sequence ACGCCATGGCCCGCGGTGCCGCCGCGGCGACGGCCGCTGCCGGGTCATGGGCGGGCGCCATGGCCAAGGTCTATGAGACAGCCGCCGAAGCGACGTCGGCAGTCAACGGCACCGCCCGAGCCCTGCAGCTGCTCAACGCCGACTTCCAGGCCGGCCGGGCCTCCTTCGCCGAGTGGATCGCCGGCGCCCGCGGGCTGGAGACCGCGCTGCGGGGCGTGAGCGCGGTCCAGAAGACGATCAACGACAACACCGGCGTCTCGCGGCAGGCCAGCACCGTCATCCCGATCGGCGCGCTGAAGTACCAGACGACCGGCAGCGGTGCCTCCGGCGCCACCCGGCTGACGCTGATGACCGGGGACGCCGAAGCCTCCGCCCGCCGCCTCGACGACATCACGGCGGCCTTTGCCGCAGCGGACCAAGCGCTCGACCGCTACCGGGAATCCCTCGGGCTGGTCGACGTCGCCCAGCGCAAGTACGAGGCCGGGCTCGCCGAGCTGCGCGACACCATCCGTCGCGCCGGCATCGAGGAGGCGGAAGGCGCCCGCATCCTCGCCGCCTACACCGCCCAGCACGATCCCGCGGTCGCCAAGACGGCGGCGCTGAAGAAGGAGCAGGAGCAGCTCGCCACTTCCTATGGTCGGGTGATGGCGCAGATCGATCCCGGCATCGCCGCCCAGCAGCGCTATGAGGCGGCCCTGGCCACGCTGCGCGCCGGCGCCGCGGCAGCCGGGAAGTCGGCCGAGGAGCTGGCGGCGGATGAGCGTCGGGTTGCCGAGGCCATGTCGCCGGCGGCGATCGCGGCGCGCCAGCAGGCCTCGGCCCTGCAGGACCTCGAGGACCGGCTCGACAAGACGGGGGCGGCAGCCCGACAGGCGGCCGCCGACCAGGCCCTGCTCGATAAGGCGCTCGCCGAGCAGCGCATCAGCCCGGAACGCCATGCCGCGCTGACCAAGGCGCTCGCCGAGCAGTCCGGTGCCGCCACCGCGGCGGCCGGCTCGGTGAAGCTGGCCGCACACCAGGTCACCAACCTCAGCTATCAGATCCAGGACCTCGGGGTGCAGCTGGCCAGCGGCCAGTCCCCGATCATGGCGATCGCCCAGCAGGGCCCGCAGGCCGTGATGGCGGTGGGTGGGTTGCGCGCCGCTATCACCCTGCTGATGTCGCCGGTGACGCTGGCGATCGCCGGGATCACGGCGCTCCTCGCCGCCATGGCGCTGATCGTCGGCCGGGCAGTGCAGGTCAGCGCCCATACCCGGCAGCTGACGGTCGACATCCAGGCAATGGGCAATGCCTCAGGGGTGACGGCGACGCAGCTCCGTGGGATCGAGGCCCAAATGCGCCAGCAAGGGGTCAGCAGCGATGCAGCCTATGCGTCGGTCCGTACCCTCGCCGGCGCCCGCGGCCTGCCTGCGGCCCTGGTCGGCGATGTGGTGTCGATCTCCAGGGATATGGCGGCCAGCACCGGCGACGTCGCCGGCGCGGTCAAGACGCTGACCGACGCCCTCACCGAGGGCTACCAGGGTATCCGGAAGCTGGACGATCAGTTCAATTTCCTGACGACCAGCGAGCGCAAGCAGATCGAGACCATGGCGCGGCACGGCGACCAGGCCGGCATGCTGTCGGTCGCCGTTGGGGCGCTGCATCGCCAGTTCGACGGCCTGCATGAGCTGAGCCTCAGCCCGCTTGGGGCTGCCCTCGAGCGGGTGACTGCGGCCTACAACCGGCTGCTGGACGCCCTGGCCAGCCAGCCGATCGTCATCCGCGGCCTCGAAGGGCTGGCATGGCTGCTGGAGAAGACCTCCGGCGGAATCGCCCCTACCCGGGTTGAGCAGATCGCCGGCCTCCGCAAGGAACTTGGCGAACTCGAGGCGCAGTATGCCCGCCTGCCCGAGAAGACGGAGGGGGTCCAGGCGGCGCATGAACGGATCATCCTGCGCCGTATCGAGCTGCTGCAGCAGCTGTCCAAGCTCGAGAAGGAGGAGGCCGCCGCGGCGCCGAAGACCAGCACGGGCGCCCCCAGGACCGCAGGGACCTCCAACGCGCGCAGCGGTCCGCCCGACCCGGCGGCGGCGAAGTATGTCGAGGAGCAGGCCGCAGCCTATGAGCGGCTGTCGGAGGCTATGCGCGGCAACGCGGTCCAGCGCGCTCTCGCCCAGGCCGACCTACGGGCCGAGGAGGAGATCCGCGACCGCCGGCTGCGCGGGGCTGCGGCTGACGACATCCGCGATGTGCGCCGCAAAGAGGCGCTCCTGCAGTTGACCGTAGCGGTTGCCGACACCATCCGCGCCGCTGCCGCCGAGGTGCGCGGAAACGAGCTGCTGGCCCGGGCCTATGGGGTTTCCTCCGCCGCGGTGAGGGAAGCGGCGATCCACCAGAAGGCCCTGGCCGAGGTGGCCCGCGGTACGGTCGAGCCCTATGACCAGATCGTCGACCGCCTGCGCAAGCTGGACGACGCCCAGCGCGCCCTGCAGGCAGCGCAGTTCGCGGCGCACCTGAAGGAGCAGACGCAGGACGCCGAACGGCTCGCCGCCGCCTGGGCGCAGGGCGCCGTGGCCGCGCGGGAGGCGACGCTGGCCAACGAGGTGCTGGCCGAGGCCCGCCGGCGCGGCCTCGACCCCCGGCGTGACGGCGATGAGATCGCCGGCCTGGCCCGCGGCGTCGCGGCCCGGGATATCGCCCAACGCAACGCCCAGTTCGCGCAAATGGCGACCGAGCAGCGGCGTTCGGTGGAGCTGGCCAACGCCGAATTTGCCCTGCTCGGCCAATCCAACGCCGCCCGGGCGCAGCAGATCGCCATGCTCCAGGCCGCCAATGACCTGCGGGACAAGGGGGCGAACCTCGCGGATGCCGGCACGCAGGCCTACATCCGCCAGGCCGGCGAACTGGCCCGCGTCAACGCGCTGCTGCAGGAGGCGGCGCAGAATGCGGCGAATATCGCCCAGCCGATCGGCACCGCCTTCGAGGATGTGCTGGTGGGTGCGCGCAAGGCATCCGACGCGATTGCCTCGCTGGGGCAGGACCTCAAGCGCATCGTGGTGCGCCAGGCGATCACCAAGCCTGCCGAGACGGCCGTCTCCGGCCTGCTGACGCAGATCATGGCCGGTCCTGTGCCGCAGCAGGCCAACGACAACACGCCGCGCGCCGCCAACGACAACGGGCTGATCGACAGGCTGATCGGGCAGGTCAACCGCGGGCTCGGGGCGAGCGAGACCAACCCGATGTGGGTGCAGGTCGCCGGCCGGTCAGCGGCGCTCGACATCGAGGCGATGACCGGAAACCTGGGCACCGCCATTCCGGTGGCTGTGAAGGACGCCGGCGACCTCGAGGGCATCATCCAGGCGGCCGCGCAGAAATACGGCCTCGACGCGAATGTCATCAAGGGCATCATCCAGCAGGAATCGAGCTGGAACCCGGCGGCGCGCAACCGGACGAGCGGCGCCGCCGGGCTGATGCAGATCATGCCAGCCAATGTCCGCGCCTACGGCATGACCGATGCCTACGACCCGGCTCAGAACATCGACGTCGGCGCCCGCATCCTTAAAGAACACCTGGTGCGAGCCGGCGGCGACCTCGATCGGGCGCTCTCCACCTACTCGGGCCATGTCACCACCAGCGGAGCCGCCTATGTCGCGGCGGTCAAGAGCAGCGCCGTGGCCTACGAGCGGGCCGGTGGGGTCGCCCAGAAGGTCGCGGCGATCGACGAGAAGGGGCTGCAGCTGCAGCTCGACGCGATCGCCCAGCAGCAGCAGGCGGTCAGTACCCAGCAGGCGCTTACCGAGGCGCAGCGCGCAGCGGTCGATGCGGCGCTCGGCGTCGGAACCGCAACCGAAGAGGCCGGCGCGGCGGCCGACCGCGTGGTCAAGCCGATGACCCAGTTGGAGGAGAACGCCATCAGCGCGGCCGAGGCCCAGGCCATGGCCGCCAACGGCGCCGGCGTGCTGGCCACCGCGGCGACCGGCTATGCCGGTGTGATCGGCCGGGCGGCCTCCGGCCTGTGGGCCTGGGTCTCCTCGCTGTTCTCCTCCGGCTCGCCCGGCAGCGGCGCAGTCGCCGGCGGCGGCGGCGCAATGGGGCAGCTGACCAGCTTCGGCTTGCAGAAGGCCGGCGGCTGGGCCCTCGACAAGGCTGTCGGCGGCCAGGGTCTGATGGGTACCATCGACATGTGGGGGGCGGAATCCCTCGGGGTCGGATCTCTGACCTATGCCACGCCGTCGGCGGCAGTGCAGGCCTCCGAGCTCGCCATGCTTCAGGCTGCCAATCCGCACCTCACCGCCGCCGAGCTTGCCGCGGCCTACCAGCCTGGTGCCGGGACGGCCGCTACCGGGGTGACCGGCGGCCTGTCCGCCTATCTCGGCGCGGCCGGTGCCGGTGCGTTCGGCGGGTTTCTGGGTGGCATGATCGGGTCCGCCGCTAACTCGAAAGCGGTCGGCGGTTTGTCGGGTGCTGCGCTGGGCGCCGGGGCGGCAGGCCTCGCCAGCTACATGGGGCTCGGGGCGCTCGGCGGCCCGATCGGGCTTGGCATCGGCGCCGTAGTGGGTGGCATCATGGGGCTGATCGGCACCCAGAAGAAGTCCGTCGGCCCGAACAGCGCTGCGTCGCTGGGTGCCGGATACGGGAACACCTTCGAGTCGCGCGGGGCGGTCGCCGACAACGGTGGCAGCACCGACGCGGTATCGCAGGTCGTGACCTCCATAGCCCAGACCCTCAACGCGACCCTGAACGCGGTCGGCGCGACCAACACCCAGAGCCGTGTCCTGCCCGAGGTACAATATTTCGAGAAGGACCGGTCCTGGTACATCAACCGCGGCGAGGGGAACCGGACGCAGTACAGCGACCCGACCGCCCTGGCCGCTGCCCTGGTGTCCGAGACGTTGCAGGCCATCCTCTCCGACGGCACGACCAAGTGGGCGCAGGACGGCAATCCGATCATCGCCCAGAACATCCAGCGTGCCCTGCAGGCGTCCATCGGCCTGCCGGTCGAGCAGCTTGTCGCGAACATCCAGTTCGCGTCTCAGGACTTCACGAAGGCCTTCGACGGCATCGCCAAGGCCGCACCGGATCAATTCGGCCAGCAGCTGATGGCGATGTCGGTGCAGTTTGTGCAGACCCAGGCCCGGGCTGCCGAACTGGGGGTGACGACGGACGGCCTGGCCGAGTCCTTCTCGCGCGCCGCGACCCGCATGTTCGACGCGGCGCGGCGCCAGCTGTCTGGGCTGTCCTTCGTCGACACGACGTTGAGCGCGTTCGAGGGCTGGCGGCAGGCGGCGATGGCTATGCAAGCAGCCGGGCAGCCGGTCGGGCCGACGCTCGACCTGCTCGCCAAGCAGCTCGGGTCGATCATGGTAGCGGTCGGCGACGATGCGGCCGCCGTCACCAAGCTGCTTGAGGGAGGTGCGGCGCTCCGGGCGCTGGGCGAGGACGTCGCCGCGACCTGGGCAGAGGTAAGAGCCTGGCAAGTCCAACAGAAGGTGCTGCAGGACTACGCCACGCGCAACATGGCGGCTCAGGTCGCTCTCGGTCAGGTGTCGCAGCAAGCCTACGACTTGCGACAACTGGAGATCGCGCAGGCACAGGAGCTGGCGGCGGTCACCGACCCTGTGCTGCGCCAGGCCCTGCAGTATACCCACGCCCTCGAGCGGCAGGCGGCCCAGGCCAGATCGGCGGCCGAAGCGACGGCGGCGCTGACGCAATCGTCCAAGTCGCTCTACGACTGGCTCAGCGCCAAGCTGGGCACCAGCTCGGCCGGTGTCAGCACTGGGGTCGCTTACACCAACGCGCTCGCCTCGTACCAGAGCGATCTGGCCAAGGCGGCCGCCAACGACAACGACGCGCTCGGGCGCATCGCCAACTCGGCCGACCGGCTGCTGACCGCCTACACCGCCCTGTATGGGTCCTCCGGCGCCACCGATTTCTGGCGCAAGATCATGGGCGAGGTAGCGGGCCTGCCGGCGATGAAGGCGGCCGACGGCTACTCGACGATCGTCGACGCGATCAACCGACTGCCGCATGCCGTCGGCGGCCCGGCGTCCGGCCTCACCATGGTCAACGACGCCGGTCCGGAGCTGATCCGGCTGCCGACCGGCTCGCTGGTCATGACCAGCCGGGCCAGCGTCGACCTGATGCGGCGGGTCGCCGGCGGCAACACCACCACCACCACGGTAGTCACCGACAACCAGGCGGTGGTCGAGGCCCTGCAGCAGGTGGTGCGAGCCATCGTGCTCAAGTCCGAGGATCAGCAGGCGCTTCTCCAAGCGCTGAAGGCGACCGGGGCGCGGCAGGAAAAGGCGCTCGCGGCGCTGCGGACCCTGCTCAAGAAGGCCGGGGACGCCGGCACGCTGCCGAACGCCGGACGGGCCGCGTGA